The DNA sequence CACTTCGCCTCGCTCCCCCCGGTATCGGTAGCGGTACCGGCGGCGTCCGCGCTCGCCACCGGAACGGCGCTCAGCGCTTTGACCTTCCACGTGGCGTCGCCCGTACGCTCCAGGACGGCTTCGAGCCGCTTGCGGTCACTCGTCGTCTTCGAGGTGCCCTGGGGCGTGACGTCGACGCGCACGGTCGCGATGAGCTTCGCCGTACCCGCCCGGGGGTCCAGCGCGGTGACGGCGGCCTCGGTGACGGCGGCGCGAGCCGAGGCGCCCACCGCCGGCCGGGTGGCGCCCAGTTCGGTGTGCAACGGCCCGGTGGAAGCGTTCTGCCACGCCTTGATCCCGGCCTCCGCGTGTTCACGCGTGGACGCGTCCAGAGTGTTGAGCACCGCGATGCGATCGCGGCCCTGGGCGAGGACGGCGTCCCGCTCCCGGCTGAAGGCGAGACCGTCGTCGGTACGGGCCTGCGCGTACGTCCAGGCGCCCGTCCCGCAGAAGGCGAGCGCCACGGCCAGTCCGGCGCCGGCGAGGACGCGTGCGCGCCTCACCGGACGCTCCCGGCACCGAGGCCGAGCAGCCCGGCCATGTCGGTGGGCCCGCCGTCCTGGCCCGGCAGTGCCAGCGCGCCGGGCAGTGCGAGCGTGCCGGGCAGGGCCGGCGCGCCGGGCGCGGTGGCGGAGCCGGCGCTGCCCGAGGGGAGCGAACCGGGTTGGGCCGGGGTGGGGACGGGGCCGCCCTTCGGGGCGTTCGCGGAGCCGCGCACGTTCGTCCCGGACGAGGCCGGACTGGTGCAGGAGGCCCCGGTGTTGAGGGCGGGTGCGGTGCCGAGGTCGAGGCCGTTGCGGTAGCGCGTGCCGCCGTAGCCGGAGGTGCAGGGCAGGGGCTTGAAGAAGGTGACGGCCATGCCGAGGTTCATCCGTCCTCCGTCGACGGTGGTGGCGCCCGCGGAGACGGCCGCGGGGAACTTCACGAGGAGCTCCTCCATGCCGCGCTGCCGGGTGACGGCGATTTCCGAGGTGGTGAGCAGGTTGGCGAGGACCACGCCGAGGCTGGGGTCGAGGTCGCGCAGGAGGCCGCTGATCTGGGTGGCCGCGCCCGGGGTGACGGCGAGCAGGCGGCGTACGTCGCCGTCGGATCCCTTGAGGGTGATGGCGAGTTCGCGCGCGCCGGTGGCGAAGTCGCGGATGGCCCGGCCCTCCTCGGCCTGGGTGCGCAGGACGACCTCTCCGTCGGATATGAGGCGGGTGGTCGCGGGCAAGTTGCGGTCGGCGGCCTGCACGAACGCGCTGCCGCCGTCGATCAGGGCCTGGAGATCGTCGCCGTGCCCCTCGAACGCCTTGCCCAGTTCGTCGACGACCGTGCGCAGCGAGTCGAGCGGAACGGACCGGGTGAGGTCGTTCATGCTGGACAGGAGGTCGGTGACGGGTGCGGGCACCTCGGTGTCGGCCTGGTCGATGCGGGCTCCCTCCGCGAGGTAGGGGCCCTGGTCGCCGTCGGGCCGCAGATCGATGTACTGCTCGCCGACGGCGGAGAGCCCGGCGACGACGGCCTTCGCGTCGGCGGGGACGCGGGCGGCCGACTTCTTGATGCGCAGCCGGGCCACGACTCCGTCGGCGGTGAGGTCGATGGCGCCGACGCGTCCGACGGAGACGCCCCGGTAGGTGACGTCCGAGTGGGGGAACAGGCCACCGGTGCGGGCGAGGTGGACGTTGACGGTGTAGTAGTCGGCGACGCCGACGTAGCGGCCGAGGTCGGCGTAGTGGATGCCGAGGTAGCCGAGGACGAGGGCGGCGATGACGAGGAACGCGAGGTTCTTCAGCCGTACGGCGAGGGTGATCACCGGGTCTTCCCTCCGTCCTTCGCTCCGGCGGCGGTGCCCGGTGCGCTCGGGGAGGATGCCGGTCCGGCCGGGCCGACGCTCTGGACGGGCGGCAGCGGCAGCGGGGACGGAGGTTTCGTGGCCCTGCTGCCGGACGCGCCCTCGCTGCCGGACGCACCCCCGCCGGCGGTGGCGCCGGGCTCGGTCGCGGGGGTGGGCGTCGGGCCGGGCGTGGTCTGGGGGACGAGCGGCGGGATGACCTGGGTGCCGGGTTCGGCGGCGATGTAGAGGTAGGTGTTGAGGTAGTCGCCCTTGATGCCCCGCATCACCTCGTCGGTGAAGGGGTACGTCAGCAGCGCCTGGAGCGAGTCGGGCAGGTCGGCGCCGGCGTCGGCGAGTGCCTTCAGGGTCGGCGCGAGGGCCTTGAGGTCGGCGACCATGTCGTCCTTGCCGGCATTGATGGTGGAGACGGCGACACCGGACAGGGTGTCGAGGGCTCGCAGCATGGTCAGGAGCGAACCCCGTTGGTTCTCCAGGGTCTTGAGGCCGGGGGAGAGGTTGGTGATGACGGTGCCCACGTCCTTCTTCCGCTCGGCGAGCGTGATGGAGAGCCGGTTGACCCCGTCGAGCGCCTGCGTGATGTCGCCCCGGTGCGCGTCGAGGTTGGTCACGAGGGTGTTGACCCGCTCCAGCATGGAGCGGACCTCGGGCTCGCGTCCGCCGAGCGCGGAGTTCAGCTCCTTGGTGATGGTCTTCAGCTGGTTGACCCCGCCGCCGTTGAGCAGCAGGGACAGGGCGCCGAAGACCTCCTCGACCTCGGTGTTGCGGCTGGTGCGGGCGAGCGGGATCGTGCTGCCGTCGGTGAGGCGCGCGCCGCCCGCGTCCTTGGCGGGTGCGGTGAGTTCGATGAACTTCTCGCCGAGCAGGCTCGACTGCTGCAGGCGGGCGCTCGCATCGGAAGGCAGCCTGATGTCGCCGTTGATCTTCATGGTGACGCGCGCCGTCCAGTCTCCGGTTCCGAGGCGGATCTCGGTGACGCGGCCGACGGCGACGTCGTTGACCTTGACCGCGGACTGCGGGACGAGGCTGAGGACGTCCGCGAGTTCGGCGGTGATCGTGTACGGGTGGGAGCCGAGGTCGGCGCCGCCGGGCAGCGGCAGGTCCTCGATGCCGTCGAAGCGGGGCAGGTCCTTGGGGAGCATGGTCACGGAGAGGACCACGGCCACCCCGAGGGCGACGGCCCCGCCGATCCCGGCCCCGGCGGCCTTGCGGGTGAAGGGTACGCGGCGCTTCACCGGTCCCCCTTCCCACGGGTGGCCGACGAGCCGCCGGCCACGGGCAGCGGGAGCAGCGGTCCGCCCATGCTGATCTCGTTGAGGTTGGCCCGGCCGTCGAGGGTGCGGGTGTTCTCGTTGTACGCACCCACCACGTTGCCCGCCGCGAGCGGGGCCGCGTCGAGAGCCTCGGCGAGGGAGGCCCGCTGATCGACGAGGGCCTGGGTGAGGGGGACGAGCCGGTCGACGTTCTGCTTCAGTTCGCCCCGGTTGTCCTGGATGAAGGTCTTCACCTGGGCGAGGGCCTTGCCGAGTTCGGTGAGGGCGCCCGCGAGGTCGTCCTTGTTGTCGGCGAAGAAGGTCACCACGTCGTCGAGGCGCTCCTGGGCGGTGCGGACGTCGCCGTCCTTGTCCTTGAGCATGGTGGTGAACGTCTGGAGCTGGCTGAGGGTGGTGAACAGGTCGTCGCTGCTGCCGTCGAGGGTCTTGGCCGCCTTGCCGAACTCCTGGATGGACGTCCCGATCGCGTCGCCGTTGTCCTTGAGGTTCTTGGCGCCGGTTTCGAGCAGGCCGGACAGGGCGCCGGTCTTGTTGGCCCCGTCGGGGCCGAGGGCCTTGCCGAGTTCGGTGATCGAGGCGTACAGCTGGTCGATCTCGACGGGGGTGCGGTTGCGGGACGCCGCGAGTTGGGCACCGTTGGCGAGGGCGGGGCCCGAACTGTACGCCGGGGTGAGCTGGACGTACCGGTCCGCGACGATGCTGGGGGCGACGATGACGGCCCGTGCGTCGGCCGCGACGCGTACGCCCTCGTCGACGTGGAGACGGACGCGTACCCGGGTGCCTTCGGGCTGCACGGACTCGACTTCGCCGACGCGCACCCCGAGGATCCTCAGGTCGGATCCGGCGTAGACGCCGACGGCGCGGTCGAAGTAGGCGGTGACACGGGTGCCGTCGGACTCGAGGAAGCGTACGGCGACGAGGCCGCAGGCCGTGAGCACTACGATGGCGAGCCCGATGACGAGGGGCCTTCTGGGTGTGGTCATCATGCACCGCTCCCCTTCGCCGGCGCCTTCTGCTGCGGCGGCCGGCATCCGGTCTTGGGCTGTGACGCCTCCGGCAGGTAGTTCCGGGGTACGACTCCGCACAGGTAGCTGTCGAACCAGTGACCGCTGCCCAGGGTGTTGCCGACGAGCCGGTAGTACGGGCCGACGAGGGCGAGGGTCTTGTCGAGCTGGCCGCTGTTCTTCTCCAGGACCTTGGTGACCCGGCTGAGGGCCTTGAGAGTCGGGCCGAGCCGGCGGTCGTTGTCGTCGACGATGCCGCTGAGCTGGGTTCCGAGGTCCCGGCTGCCCGTGAGCAGCGCGTGGATGGCGTCGCGCCGGTCCTTCAGCTCGCCGAGCAGTGAGCCG is a window from the Streptomyces sp. NBC_01244 genome containing:
- a CDS encoding MCE family protein codes for the protein MITLAVRLKNLAFLVIAALVLGYLGIHYADLGRYVGVADYYTVNVHLARTGGLFPHSDVTYRGVSVGRVGAIDLTADGVVARLRIKKSAARVPADAKAVVAGLSAVGEQYIDLRPDGDQGPYLAEGARIDQADTEVPAPVTDLLSSMNDLTRSVPLDSLRTVVDELGKAFEGHGDDLQALIDGGSAFVQAADRNLPATTRLISDGEVVLRTQAEEGRAIRDFATGARELAITLKGSDGDVRRLLAVTPGAATQISGLLRDLDPSLGVVLANLLTTSEIAVTRQRGMEELLVKFPAAVSAGATTVDGGRMNLGMAVTFFKPLPCTSGYGGTRYRNGLDLGTAPALNTGASCTSPASSGTNVRGSANAPKGGPVPTPAQPGSLPSGSAGSATAPGAPALPGTLALPGALALPGQDGGPTDMAGLLGLGAGSVR
- a CDS encoding MCE family protein; this translates as MLPKDLPRFDGIEDLPLPGGADLGSHPYTITAELADVLSLVPQSAVKVNDVAVGRVTEIRLGTGDWTARVTMKINGDIRLPSDASARLQQSSLLGEKFIELTAPAKDAGGARLTDGSTIPLARTSRNTEVEEVFGALSLLLNGGGVNQLKTITKELNSALGGREPEVRSMLERVNTLVTNLDAHRGDITQALDGVNRLSITLAERKKDVGTVITNLSPGLKTLENQRGSLLTMLRALDTLSGVAVSTINAGKDDMVADLKALAPTLKALADAGADLPDSLQALLTYPFTDEVMRGIKGDYLNTYLYIAAEPGTQVIPPLVPQTTPGPTPTPATEPGATAGGGASGSEGASGSRATKPPSPLPLPPVQSVGPAGPASSPSAPGTAAGAKDGGKTR
- a CDS encoding MCE family protein, with amino-acid sequence MMTTPRRPLVIGLAIVVLTACGLVAVRFLESDGTRVTAYFDRAVGVYAGSDLRILGVRVGEVESVQPEGTRVRVRLHVDEGVRVAADARAVIVAPSIVADRYVQLTPAYSSGPALANGAQLAASRNRTPVEIDQLYASITELGKALGPDGANKTGALSGLLETGAKNLKDNGDAIGTSIQEFGKAAKTLDGSSDDLFTTLSQLQTFTTMLKDKDGDVRTAQERLDDVVTFFADNKDDLAGALTELGKALAQVKTFIQDNRGELKQNVDRLVPLTQALVDQRASLAEALDAAPLAAGNVVGAYNENTRTLDGRANLNEISMGGPLLPLPVAGGSSATRGKGDR